A genomic window from Salvia splendens isolate huo1 chromosome 11, SspV2, whole genome shotgun sequence includes:
- the LOC121753857 gene encoding ribonuclease H2 subunit B-like isoform X2 produces the protein MAWWEGVDETRVLIAQGNKACYLCVDGVLQELHWFKQSNGSWFIGDYVCEDGRLYTATPIDPIFILLRVFEEARMKKGNEPGKFRQLDEIMYIQGFPGYQSLSSVAEKAMAVVCDLKEVGSSKFFRIDDMKVLKWLCYKVQQLKQTLQTLDKNYAARDEKDTLFDAVSIMREYLKDEPWINLLCNKLSTVFLLDRHFSQPRKTASLNS, from the exons ATGGCTTGGTGGGAAGGCGTCGATGAAACTCGAGTTCTTATCGCGCAAG GAAATAAAGCGTGCTACCTCTGTGTTGATGGAGTTCTTCAAGAGCTTCACTGGTTTAAGCAATCTAATGGATCTTGGTTCATTGGGGATTATGTTTGTGAAG ATGGCCGCTTGTATACTGCAACTCCCATTGATCCCATTTTTATTCTGTTGCGCGTCTTTGAGGAAGCTCGAATGAAG AAAGGAAATGAACCGGGGAAGTTTAGGCAACTTGATGAGATTATGTATATTCAAGGGTTCCCTGGATATCAATCTCTGTCATCTGTGGCAGAGAAGGCTATGGCAGTTGTTTGTGATCTCAAAG AAGTTGGGTCAAGCAAGTTTTTCAGGATCGATGACATGAAGGTATTGAAGTGGTTATGTTATAAG GTGCAACAACTGAAACAAACACTACAGACATTGGATAAGAATTATGCTGCCCGAGATGAGAAAGATACAT TGTTTGACGCAGTGTCAATCATGCGGGAGTACTTGAAGGATGAGCCTTGGATAAATCTTCTTTGCAACAAACTAAGTACTGTATTTCTTTTAGATCGCCACTTTTCTCAGCCAAGAAAAACTGCAAGCTTGAATTCTTGA
- the LOC121753857 gene encoding ribonuclease H2 subunit B-like isoform X1 produces the protein MFANPSTIGKHQGSFLSLPHPRTGNKACYLCVDGVLQELHWFKQSNGSWFIGDYVCEDGRLYTATPIDPIFILLRVFEEARMKKGNEPGKFRQLDEIMYIQGFPGYQSLSSVAEKAMAVVCDLKEVGSSKFFRIDDMKVLKWLCYKVQQLKQTLQTLDKNYAARDEKDTLFDAVSIMREYLKDEPWINLLCNKLSTVFLLDRHFSQPRKTASLNS, from the exons ATGTTTGCAAATCCTTCTACGATTGGGAAGCATCAGGGTTCATTTTTATCACTGCCGCATCCTAGAACAG GAAATAAAGCGTGCTACCTCTGTGTTGATGGAGTTCTTCAAGAGCTTCACTGGTTTAAGCAATCTAATGGATCTTGGTTCATTGGGGATTATGTTTGTGAAG ATGGCCGCTTGTATACTGCAACTCCCATTGATCCCATTTTTATTCTGTTGCGCGTCTTTGAGGAAGCTCGAATGAAG AAAGGAAATGAACCGGGGAAGTTTAGGCAACTTGATGAGATTATGTATATTCAAGGGTTCCCTGGATATCAATCTCTGTCATCTGTGGCAGAGAAGGCTATGGCAGTTGTTTGTGATCTCAAAG AAGTTGGGTCAAGCAAGTTTTTCAGGATCGATGACATGAAGGTATTGAAGTGGTTATGTTATAAG GTGCAACAACTGAAACAAACACTACAGACATTGGATAAGAATTATGCTGCCCGAGATGAGAAAGATACAT TGTTTGACGCAGTGTCAATCATGCGGGAGTACTTGAAGGATGAGCCTTGGATAAATCTTCTTTGCAACAAACTAAGTACTGTATTTCTTTTAGATCGCCACTTTTCTCAGCCAAGAAAAACTGCAAGCTTGAATTCTTGA
- the LOC121753857 gene encoding ribonuclease H2 subunit B-like isoform X3: MFANPSTIGKHQGSFLSLPHPRTGNKACYLCVDGVLQELHWFKQSNGSWFIGDYVCEDGRLYTATPIDPIFILLRVFEEARMKKGNEPGKFRQLDEIMYIQGFPGYQSLSSVAEKAMAVVCDLKEVGSSKFFRIDDMKVLKWLCYKVQQLKQTLQTLDKNYAARDEKDTLFDAVSIMREYLKDEPWINLLCNKLN, translated from the exons ATGTTTGCAAATCCTTCTACGATTGGGAAGCATCAGGGTTCATTTTTATCACTGCCGCATCCTAGAACAG GAAATAAAGCGTGCTACCTCTGTGTTGATGGAGTTCTTCAAGAGCTTCACTGGTTTAAGCAATCTAATGGATCTTGGTTCATTGGGGATTATGTTTGTGAAG ATGGCCGCTTGTATACTGCAACTCCCATTGATCCCATTTTTATTCTGTTGCGCGTCTTTGAGGAAGCTCGAATGAAG AAAGGAAATGAACCGGGGAAGTTTAGGCAACTTGATGAGATTATGTATATTCAAGGGTTCCCTGGATATCAATCTCTGTCATCTGTGGCAGAGAAGGCTATGGCAGTTGTTTGTGATCTCAAAG AAGTTGGGTCAAGCAAGTTTTTCAGGATCGATGACATGAAGGTATTGAAGTGGTTATGTTATAAG GTGCAACAACTGAAACAAACACTACAGACATTGGATAAGAATTATGCTGCCCGAGATGAGAAAGATACAT TGTTTGACGCAGTGTCAATCATGCGGGAGTACTTGAAGGATGAGCCTTGGATAAATCTTCTTTGCAACAAACTAA ATTAA